The Hyphococcus flavus genome contains a region encoding:
- the yaaA gene encoding peroxide stress protein YaaA: MLMLLSPAKAMNFDEAPNAPKATAPTLKKDFAEIASVAQKLKKTDIKKLMGISDNLVDLNYERFKSLKTSGKAPGAKQAALTFAGDVYRGLDANTLKPEDLEYAQDHLRILSGLYGLLRPLDGIQPYRLEMGSRLKNPRGNNLHEYSQPVVAKELDKAVKGHADPTIVCLASNEYAKAVDRKALKAKFIMMNFKEIKDGKARAMMIFVKQARGMMARWAIEKRIDKAADLKKFNVGGYKFSKELSSNEEWIFTRPQPAPVGKKKTAKAKKKAA; encoded by the coding sequence ATGCTCATGCTTTTATCCCCCGCCAAGGCGATGAATTTCGACGAAGCGCCAAACGCGCCGAAGGCGACCGCGCCAACGCTGAAAAAAGATTTCGCAGAGATTGCCAGCGTCGCGCAAAAGCTGAAAAAAACCGACATCAAAAAACTGATGGGGATTTCCGACAATCTGGTGGATCTCAACTACGAGCGGTTTAAATCGCTGAAGACGAGCGGCAAGGCGCCGGGGGCGAAACAGGCGGCGCTGACTTTCGCCGGCGATGTTTATCGCGGGCTCGATGCAAACACGCTGAAGCCCGAAGACCTTGAATATGCGCAAGATCACTTGCGAATTCTATCTGGGCTTTACGGACTGTTGCGTCCACTCGACGGCATTCAACCCTATCGTCTTGAAATGGGGTCGCGCCTGAAAAACCCGCGCGGCAATAACTTGCATGAATACTCGCAGCCCGTTGTAGCGAAAGAACTCGACAAGGCGGTGAAGGGTCATGCCGACCCGACCATCGTTTGCCTGGCGTCGAACGAATACGCCAAGGCCGTTGACCGGAAGGCGCTGAAAGCGAAGTTCATCATGATGAACTTCAAGGAGATCAAAGACGGCAAGGCGCGGGCCATGATGATCTTCGTCAAGCAGGCGCGCGGCATGATGGCCCGCTGGGCGATCGAAAAACGCATCGACAAGGCGGCGGACCTCAAAAAATTCAATGTGGGCGGCTACAAATTTTCCAAAGAGCTGTCCTCTAACGAGGAGTGGATTTTCACCCGCCCGCAGCCCGCGCCGGTCGGGAAGAAAAAAACGGCCAAGGCTAAAAAGAAAGCCGCCTAG